DNA sequence from the Nitrospira sp. genome:
AGAAACCCTGTTACGAGCAGTCCTGCCACGAGAAACCTTGCGAGGGGAAGCTCTAGCTGCCGATGGCCTATCATCGTATTGCAGCCCTGGTGATCCGCCACCTGTATCTCTACCGTCGCAGTCTGCCGCGGGTGATGGAGATCATCTACTGGCCGTTTCTGGACCTCGTGGTCTGGGGATTCATCACCGTTTATCTGGCGACGTTTCAAGGGCAGATGCCGGCGGTGGTCACGTTCCTCCTCGGGGCGTTGATTCTCTGGGACGTGTTATTTCGTTCGCAGCAGGGTATCACCATTTCGTTTCTCGAAGAAATCTGGGCGCGTAATCTGATGAACCTGTTCGCCAGCCCGCTCACGCCGAGCGAATTTCTGGCGGCCACCATGGTGATGAGCCTGTTTAAAGTGACCGCGGTGTCGATGGTCATGTCGGTCTGCGCCTGGATCTTTTACGGGTACAACGTCTTTATCATCGGGCTCTGGCTGATGCCGTTCATCGTGAATCTGGTGCTGACAGGCTGGATCATCGGTGTGTTCACGACGTCGCTGATCATGCGGTTCGGACAGGAGGCGGAAGTGTTGGCCTGGAGCATGGTCTTTCTGTTTCAGCCGATCTCCTGCGTCTTTTATCCCATGGAGGTCCTGCCGTCCTGGCTGAGAGCTGTGGCTTCGATCAACCCGGCCGCCCATGTGTTTGAGGGCATGCGCGGCCTGCTGGCCACCCATGCGGCTCCCCTGAGCAGCCTGAGTCTGGCCAGCGGGT
Encoded proteins:
- a CDS encoding ABC transporter permease encodes the protein MAYHRIAALVIRHLYLYRRSLPRVMEIIYWPFLDLVVWGFITVYLATFQGQMPAVVTFLLGALILWDVLFRSQQGITISFLEEIWARNLMNLFASPLTPSEFLAATMVMSLFKVTAVSMVMSVCAWIFYGYNVFIIGLWLMPFIVNLVLTGWIIGVFTTSLIMRFGQEAEVLAWSMVFLFQPISCVFYPMEVLPSWLRAVASINPAAHVFEGMRGLLATHAAPLSSLSLASGLNLVYLGAVILWFHHTFSVCKDRGSLVRVGE